Proteins encoded in a region of the Oncorhynchus clarkii lewisi isolate Uvic-CL-2024 chromosome 18, UVic_Ocla_1.0, whole genome shotgun sequence genome:
- the LOC139372463 gene encoding T-cell surface antigen CD2-like, translating to MACTLPLAFLVLHGFISLSAEDSCEYYFQPGGDFIIPLKYTDLSSKEITWKHNDNVIFRRKNGKFKPGKTEDILEDGSLQLKGLVLANEGTYKAEVFNIDGKSIKDQSFSLCMKEKVSKPSVKFTCSDKEVTFTCFLTNTVGVTFKWRKNGEPLNGGKKTTLIIGLKQLKELDTFTCSAVNEVGEETSDIIKPTCKAVSKSIDRRLLFGFDFLTMVCILAGGGGLVLLLIIITLVCCCLSRRKSQMRFEEERELRLAPLTKTQHPYHSEGQTKHPSHPEGQKQRQRPPGGAPPGSTGPRPTARASNQAEPQPRAQARGRPPQTPIDDDEEHPPPLPQPRKKGPHPPRH from the exons ATTCATGTGAATATTATTTCCAACCTGGAGGTGACTTCATCATCCCTCTGAAATACACTGACTTGAGTTCGAAAGAAATAACCTGGAAACACAATGACAACGTTATATTTAGAAGAAAGAATGGAAAGTTCAAACCAGGCAAGACTGAGGACATCTTAGAGGATGGGTCTCTCCAACTGAAAGGCCTGGTGTTGGCAAACGAAGGTACTTATAAAGCAGAAGTGTTCAACATCGACGGGAAAAGCATCAAAGATCAGTCCTTCAGCCTGTGTATGAAGG AAAAGGTCTCCAAGCCCTCAGTGAAATTCACCTGTTCTGATAAGGAGGTCACCTTTACCTGTTTCTTGACTAACACTGTGGGAGTGACTTTCAAGTGGAGAAAGAACGGAGAGCCTttaaatgggggaaaaaaaacaacctTGATCATCGGTCTGAAACAACTGAAAGAGCTGGACACCTTCACCTGCTCTGCAGTCAATGAGGTCGGCGAGGAGACAAGTGACATCATCAAACCAACATGCAAGG CTGTCTCAAAATCGATTGATCGGCGTTTACTGTTTGGTTTTGATTTCTTGACCATGGTGTGCATCCTGGCCGGGGGAGGGGGCTTGGTACTCCTCCTCATCATTATCACCTTGGTGTGCTGTTGCCTCAGCCGACGCAAGAGCCAGATGCGCTTTGAAG AGGAAAGAGAGTTGAGACTAGCCCCCCTGACCAAGACCCAGCATCCTTACCACTCAGAGGGCCAGACAAAGCATCCTTCTCACCCAGAGGGCCAGAAGCAAAGGCAGAGACCCCCCGGTGGGGCCCCACCTGGTTCCACCGGCCCCAGGCCCACGGCCAGAGCCTCCAACCAGGCAGAGCCCCAACCCAGAGCCCAGGCTCGAGGGAGGCCTCCACAGACACCAATCGATGACGATGAAGAGCATCCCCCACCACTACCCCAGCCCAGGAAGAAAGGCCCTCACCCCCCCAGACACTGA